The Corvus hawaiiensis isolate bCorHaw1 chromosome 1, bCorHaw1.pri.cur, whole genome shotgun sequence genomic sequence CTGTTGGTAGCCCCCTTCCAGTGGTGAGCACAGGAATTTGGATCGGGCAGCTGGCACAGTGAAGAAGTGAAGAGTAGAAGGGGTAACTAAAGATAAGGATAGAGGAATGGTATTTTAAGCCACTGCAGGCACTGTTGTCACTGTTGAAGGTAGTCATATCTTGAGGTTGTAGTTCTGTTAACGATAGCCAGTAGAATTTTCATTCCTGTTAAATATTCTTTCAATTAAGTTTTAGTTTGCTTCAGCTTTTTGAAACTATGATTCTCAGTGACTTGTGGTTTTCTCTGGAAACTATCAAGTGTTGAGTCTTcctgaaaattctttttttccccccatgcaCCTGAGTGCaattttgaatttctgtttTTACTAAGGCTTGCCAGAACCAATAAAACCACAGAAGACTTACCCAGTGTTTACATTCTTAATAAAACTTATGACAAAACATTAAAGCAAGTAGTTTTTTTAAGACACAGTACTAAATCTTAAAGCTGTGGCAAAAGATCCACAAcctcaattttatttatttttaagaattcaGACCGTTCTGGATCAACTGCTGCCTCACCCACAAACCAAGAAGCTTCTTCTACGTCTTTGAACACTAGTGCAGATGGAGTGAGGCATCGTAATCTTCCACAAGCACACAGCAACTCCACACCAAGCCACCAGTTCCCTTATTTAATGCAAGGGTAAGTGAGACTGAGGGAATCCTCGCTCTTTGATGCTCTTTAAAGTGCTTTAAATGTTCAGTTGCAATTACGTTTCTCTCAGTCTGCAAAATGATTTGTCTAGTTCACCTTGAAGCATAAGTCACATTAGAAAAGTTTTCACATGAAAACTAGTGGTTTTAGCCAGGAGTCAGTCAAAGAGGAAGTGCTCTTGGTGCTCCCCTTCAGgctgtttttgtttatttttctttatgctcTGCCCTCAGCCTTCTTGAACAAGTACAGTTTTAATATGTCTAGTGGATGTATTTAGTAATGTAACTGATAGAATTATTGTTTCTGGTTGtcttttctgtcctttgttTTAATAGTCAACACTAAATTCTTATCAGAATATGATGGTTTTTAGTTTTTGATACATAAGAGATGTAATTCCTCATTTCTCCATATGGGATTCAACTGTAGAAATGGTATGCAGGTGTTTTGAGTACATGTAGTGCTTGTGTATCTACAACAGAATGTTTAGGGATTCTCATACATACCAATGAAAGGTAACCAGTTTACATTTCTAGATCAGATGTGTTATTACATAGCTATTaaaattctgtcattttttttgTGCTTAAAGAGCGGTTTTAGGAAGTTTAACCCATGTGACCTTTGAAGTTGCTTAAACatgttgtttttattgttagtagtagtagtagctTCTTCCAAGGGGACAACAGGAGGATGGTGTTCCGAGATGATAGCTGTCGTTTCCTCAGGGAGCactttcaggttttctttctgaCAAGGTGTTCTCCCAGTACTGTACAGATTCTAGAAACCTAATTTGGAGAATGTTGACACAGAAAACCCTAAGGTATGAATGTGCTAGCAGTAACATTGCTTCTGttgctgcagagaaaacagatgGCAAGAGCTGTTGAAAGTTTATTAAGTTTCAGTTTAATTTACATGCTCTCATTAGAGTTAACTTAGACTTTACTACTCTTGCTAGTTTTCATCTTGAATttgttgaaatttttttttattgtctgaAATGTACTGTCTGCTGGGAAGAGATTGCCTTTGGAGTGGGTGGAGCACTTATTGTGACCAAATGCATCTTCACAGAAGTGGTCATACTTGCCTTTCTGACAGAGCTAGGTGAGACCAGGTTGACTGTCAAGACTGCTATTGGTGTAATGTAGATTAATTCCAGAAGCAATTTACTATGTGTTGTGTAAATGAATAATCTGTAAaaagttttaatgtttttctaatTAGCTTTTCACATAGACATATTCTGAGTGAGTTTTTGTCAAGTGTGGTGAACTGAATAGGCTGTGGACTTCAAAAAGGCAACAGAACCACTATTAAGTCTTTGGGCTGAATTAATTTGTGTCAGTTTGGGAGACATTGCTGcttggaaagaaagaataacTTAAAAGTAAGTTAAAAATACTAAGTCTGTGACATGCTATGTCTAGCATGTAATGTGGATTGAGAGGAGTGGATCTGTAGACTGAAAGAAGTGCTGAGAGCCTGACATCTCTGTACATATTTCAGGAGTTTCAGTCTTACTTGGACAATCTTTATCTTGGTTGCCTGGAATAGGGTCCTGCTTGTGGCTAAGGTGCATTAGCAGTGCACCCAAATCACATATTTCAATTTTGTGTAATCCAAAAGGAATCCAGATGGTGATCCAAGAGCATTCTGTGGTGCAAACAGAACTGTAGTTAGAGGAAGTGACTGGAGGTTTCCAAGAATGCATTCCTAATCTGAACAGAAATGCCAAATAAACAAACCCTAAATAATCCTAGGCcttttattttggaaagtaTTTTAATGGAATACTGTCAGAACTTAAAGTAGATCTTTGTGGACTGCTAAGTACTGGCTCTGCTCAACTCCAAATAATCTGTGCCCAGTGCCTGCTGGAGCCTGCTTGcttctttaaaaacactttttaaagctTCAGCAATCTTTTCAGATGCATCCACTTTTGCTTTTGGGCACTGCTGCTTGTATTCCAGTAGTAAGAAATGCCCTCTGTTCTTTTAGTTGTCTCTTAAACATCATTTGGGGCAATGGGATCTagctttaatataatttatatgCAGATCAAGACTTGTTAGGAATATGAAGATTCATAGCTGAAACTGGTATTACTTTGTTGATTTTTCTTATATTTCCATGACCAAACACTTTTTATTCTAGCTGCATGATTAACTGTAAGCACTACTGATGGGGAAAGATCTCCAGGTATTTGAAAATTTGTGTGAGGGTCAGTTTCCTTGGGCATTTTGCAATACTTAATTGATTTGTACAAATTAGCAATGTGAATGTTGGATGATTAAATTACAGTTTTGATGTTTTTTCAGCTCCTGGCTTAAAGCTGCAATGTGAGAGTTGAACGTACTTTGGGAAAACGGCATTTAGTTCAGATTGTTGAAGtattatggggaaaaaaattaactttgttGCATTTGGGCTTTTGCAAATGCTGTTTTCAAAAAATCTAAACTTGAGGTGGGACTGGGCAAGTAGCTTATGTATCTGCCAAGTTAGTCTTCAGCTGTAGGGAGCAAGCACAGCATTGTCTGCTCCCGTGGACTTTGTTGAGGATCAGggcctctgctgtgctgtgcaggtaCAAACAGAACAGACGGGCTCAGCCCTGACAGGGTTTGCATTTCAGATTGGAGAGCACTTGGAAGCAGTAAACAGACAAGAAACATCAAGGCAGTGAAATAATTTGTCAAGTGTGGGTGGCCCATCTAATGAAATGATTTCATATTGTGCACACAGTAATGTTTGAAAGCAAATAACAAATTGACATACTGACAGCATGCAATATATCCTAGCACATAAATACCTTGCTGCATCAGTCACCTTTGCTCACTGTATTGTCTTCAAAGTAGCAAATAGCATAGCAGAGGATACTGCAATATCACCTGAAGTTGATGTGCGTGGCTCATATGAGATGAGCCATAAATGAGATGTTTGTGGGTCAAGGTTAAACAAATGCAGTTATTGTTAATCAGGCAGCTGACAGAGAATGAGCTTTTAAGTCCGAATAAAAAGTCTTGTTTTTTCACTGGTGATGAGCAGTATCTTCGTGATAACCTTATCCTCAAATTCAGTGCTGGTTAGTTCATTTGGATGTCTTCTGTAGTCCAAAAGAAGTAATTTTGAGCTTTTTTTGCCATCCTGAGGAGCACTATGTGTCTTTTCAGAGTATTCTGAAGCTACCTCTACCATGTGAGCTGTTTCCTGGCTTATCCAGCTGTTCTTCTATTGTCTGCTCTGCTTTGTTCTCCAGTCTTGGAATGCCTGTACAGAtcctgtttgcttctttgttctCATGCTGTTGCTGCCATTCTTTTGAAATAGTCTACTTCCtacctctttctcctctttttggAAAAAGATGAGGAGAAAGTATGTGctactttcctttttccttgaaCAACAAGCTGCCTTGCTTTGCTGAGAAGATCCTGTTCCTTTGAGGGGAGTTCTTCTCACTGAAATACATTGATACACTGTTAAGAGTTGTTTCTGAATTTCATAAGTTAACTTAATATCCTGGCAACTGTAATAGCTGTATAATTGACAACATCTGCCTCATTTGGATTTTTGATGAGCAAACAAAACACTGCTGTACTAGTTGTCATTCTAAGCCAGAAGCCAGTTGTAAGCCAGTCTACTTTTGCTTGATTAACGGAGTCAGGTCTTGAAAAACTAAGTCTTGCTTCTCAAAAAGTCACGTCTTCTAGAAAAgctatttggaaaaaaaaaattaaaaacccaccacaatatttgaatgtgaaagaaaagaatatgCCATAACTGAACTTCCGTGGTTTGTCTTGTTTGACTGGCTACTTAATCTACTGTTAAGCTTTAAGGCATCAAGAAAGCAGCTTTTGAAAGAgtttgaaagaaagaagaggctCAAATCTGGTAATATTTCTAAAAGATGTATCTGTGAGGGCAAGCTGTTAGCCTCTTAGGCTAAAATTTTTTTGAGCTCAACGTAGCAGTTACAAAGAAGAACCCTGAAATCTGTATCTGATGAGAAAAGGAAGTGGTGAATTCCTTCAGAACTTGCTCAGGCAAGTTGGGTAGGACTGCTTTTTGGTGACTGAGGTAGAAGTGGGTGATCCTGCCTGTTCAGAACCCCATCTGACACTCTGCCTTCTTGAAATTGAGACTCTGCTCCGTGGTTTGTCTCAGCACAGTACTTAATGGCACTCACGTAGAATATTTGAATCACCTTTACATTTTGAGGTCAAATGTTTTATGAATTTTGGAAGAGTTTTATCTCTCAAAGTGTTAGCCAGTTCAAGGGatagaaaagcacatttttatagCTTGCAACTATAAATCATGATTAATGTTTTTCAACAGTAGCTTCATGGCATTGCTGTTTCAACATGTTAATTatgcataaataaatacatcagcAGGGCTGCTAGTTAAccctttcaatttttaaaacaaaccttGAATAATGCCTGTGACTATCTCAGTTTGTGTTGGTATCAGGAAAgtacttttgctttctttattctCCCCCCACCGCCCCCCAAACTGTTGTCAAAACAGGTTATGGCTAAATGCAAACATAACAGTTTTAGCAGAGGTCATGGAGTTGCATGGCAGGCTATTGTCCAGAATTAGagtgaaatatttattcatgTGTAACATGGAAAAAGGTTTTAATGTCTTCCTTCCATCTTTCTTTCTGGGCATGTCGTGTATATCTGAATGCCTGGTAGACTAATGAAATCTCTTGGTGATATCTTTGCAGGGAGTGCCTTACTTAGGGAACAGGTGTAGTCTGCAGTACAATTACAGCAGTCTCAGCTTTTGCTACCTGCAGTCTGAATAAACTTTTCTTCATGCTTTATACTCTCATGCTGTCCTGAAAGATGTCCTGGTTTACTACAGTTCACTACATCAAAATCTTTTGGGAAAGAGTTGGAAATCTTGCCAAAACATGCTATATGCTCTAGGAGGTAAGAGAGGATAAGAAGTCTAATAGCAGacaaaaccaaacataaaaCTTATGTACAGGAGTTTTATCTCTTGCATGTGAATTGGAGCTAAAAGCCCATAGGGAGTAGAATCGCATATGCTCAAAATATTGAAGGGGGGGGAAGATAATCCTTTACAGTGTTCTTAGTTGCAATCTTCAGAAGCTGTATCTGAAAGATTAGTTTGTTGTCTTATGTTATTTCTTCACGTCTCTGATCACAGTGGTATTTCAGGTATTGCTTCTAAAAGGAAGCTATAGAAGATAGTAAGTTTTCCCTTTAGAGCTCCTGTAGACCTTTAAGGGTGTTCTCTGAACTTAAAAGGAATTTTATGGAAGAATTTCTGCAGTTAGCACAGTTTTGAAAAACTTTCAGCATTGTTTTGTTCCAGAGATGCAGCTAGTAACATACTAAGTACAAAACCAAATATTCTTTCTATAGAAATAACTTTGcttattaatttctttatgaAAATGTAGTGCTTTTTTTGAATGTGTTGGACGATCTCACTATATGTTATTTCAGTGCATTGTTTTAGGGGAACAAACGAGAAGAGAAATACtcctttaatgtttttttaatattagtgCACCTTTTAAATGTCACAATTCAgagctgaatatttttctttaaatcgtTTCCTAGCAATATAGGCAACCAGTTTCCAGGCCAAGGTGTTCCTGTTGGATTTTCTATGTATCCTGCATTCAGTCCCTTACAGATGATATGGTGGCAACAGATGTATGTACGTCAGTACTACATGCAGTAGTAAGTCTACATTATCTTCATACTGAGCTACACTAGTGAAAAGAAtatattaaatgtttttttcaggaTCAAAATATCTGTGTTTATTCTGTCTGGCTCTGTTTTATACTTAGTTGTGTCCAGCAAATTATGAAATCCAGTCTTGGATTAGAATTAAATTAATGTCTTAGTAAGTAAAAATCTAAGGGAAAATGCAGTTTGTTTTGACATACATTAAATCTGAAACTGTAGCAAAGAAGACAGGCTTAGTAATTATGGTGCATGTCTTTTTGACAAACCGAGTTTATGTTTAAATTTTTAGCCAAGCTGCTGTTTCAGCCCAAGTGACTTCCAGCACTGAGCCAGCGAGATCTGCAGTTGCCCAGGCTGTAAATTCAGAACATGCTCGTGCAAATgagcctgcagcagtgccaaaTGTAGCCGTCCAGGAGAACAGGCCTGTAAATCAAAATGTTCAGATGAATGCACAGGGTGGCCCAGTAGTGAATGAAGAGGACTTCAACCGGGACTGGCTGGACTGGATGTACACGTTCTCTAGAGCAGCAATTCTTCTGAGCATTGTATACTTCTATTCTTCTTTCAGTCGGTTTGTCATGGTAATGGGAGCCATGCTGCTGGTTTATTTGTGAGTACAACAGTTGTGTATAGCTGCAGATCTGAGATGTGGAGTGTGGTGCTAATGTTtattccatttaaaattaaaaactatcCATGTGCAAAAATTTACACACTGCCCCTTTGCAGTAGGGTGtgtctgttaaaaaaattaatataaacaaGTAGAGAAACAGATGTGAAGAAAGGTAATtatcaaaatgtttttacagTAAGTTGGATACCACTTATACCTGAAACACAATGTTCTTACATATTGGTGATATTAATAGATCAGTATTGTTGAAATGTAGCATTTTGGGATGAAAATTTAGAAGGCGGGAGTGAGGGCAGGGAGATTCATATAGGTCAAGCATATACTTGCATAAACATAAACTTACTGCTTGGATATGAAATTGCAGAGCTAAGCTCATGTATATTTCCAAAATAACTTACGGGCTGTGTGCAGTAAATTTTGTTAGGCAGAGTTAAGGTAGTGGTACTATAATGGTGGGCACGAGGTCTGGTAGAATTACAGAGATGTAAAAATTTTTTAACTGCACATCGTAAAGACCTAAGCACGTTCTGTATTTAGTTGAGAAATACCAGTACTGTTGTCATCACTTCCTTTCAGATATGAAGATACCTTAGTGATGTAAATAGAAGTGGAAAACAGCAGTAATGCTTGATGTTTTGGACTCATCTCATTCACTGAGAGTTTCCTTACAGTGTAGTCTCAGTCCTAACTAGGACTGTTCTTTCATACCGGTAGGGTAGTTGAAATCAGAATATAGACCCTTGGAAATGTAGGAGAGGCTTATTTAATTTACAGTGGTGATGTGGTTCAAGCATTAGCTGaaatttaaattccttttttccatggaaaatcgAATTTAAACTAAGAAAATTAAGGCTGcctttgaaaatgtatttaactTCAGTATTAAAAATGGGGAGGAAAGCCATAAAAAGTATTCTACTTACTTAATCACCTAATCATGGTACATTATTAGTCTTCTGGAACTGAGGGCTGTGAACAGCAAGACCTTAATGCAGACATTGGAGAGTAGCCATTCAATCTAGAAGGatgaattacagaaaaatagatGTAACTTCCTTCCTCTGAAAGTACTTACAGAATTTGCTGCAGTAGTTAGctgtagaagaaaaaatcttttttgttcctttcaaaAGAGAGGTTTTCAACTGTTCCGCTTTCTTACATAGACACCAAGCTGGATGGTTTCCCTTTAGGCAAGAGGGAGGCCAACAACAGGCAGCCAATAATGCAGAAGTGAACCGTGATGGGCAACATGCAAATAATCCTGATCTTGAAGAGATGGTGAGTAAGGGCAGACATGTCTTTTGAGACTCCGATGTATCATATTGTAAAGTATGCTGTAGTGCCTGGACAGAAAGTCAACTTTTGTGAAATGGAGTTGGTTTAACCAGAAAGCTTTCAGCATTGTCCTGCTGcttaaattctgtatttctccaGTCTGACAATTATTGATTCTCTACTTCAGTCACAGACTTTCTTCATGCTAGTTACTTCAGGAGGTTGTTCTGAGAGAAGTCACTTAATGTAGGAAGATGCTGCTGGTTACCTTATGTCAGAATTCTGAAAAGAAGCAGTTGAATTGCttcaatttctgtttttaaaggagCGACTTATGGATGATGGGATTGATGAAGACAACGGAGAAGATGCAGGTGAAGATGGCAatacagagcagcagcctggattCATGGCTTCTGCTTGGTCCTTTATCACAACCTTCTTCACATCACTGATTCCTGAAGGGCCTCCACAGGTTGGCAACTAAAGTGGAAAAGGAACTGTGTCAGGCAGCCTCAGTAGCCATACATAGAAGTGGAGCAGAGTGTGTTCTAAATACAGTGcaatttctgaaaatttatAATGTTATCTTTTTGATCATGGTGtacaaaaatgtgtatttttttcttttggctttctCATGCATTGAATATTTTAAGCACAAGTGGACTACTACATGCTTTCTTTaagattcttctttttctgaagaataAAATGTAAAGATATTGGTCTtccatgttttgttttaatttcaaatgtgTGTTACACTGAGGCAAAGAGCTTGAACGTAATCTGCACCATTACCTCTTTAAAGAGCTGTTAAAAATACGAATGTTGACAGATCTTTCCAAATGCCCTCCATTTATTTGAATAATGTATCTTGTGTTAGTTTGAGGCAGAGTATGAATTCTCACATGGGATTTGGAACTTATTCCTGAGAGAATGCAGTAAACACAGGGATTACTTGTTAATGGCATGTTGTCTTCATGTCAGGAAATAGTAAGCTTCTTGGTAAAAAAAAACTGAGAGCTCTTTCTTGAGACTGTACTGACATTTATTAAAGTTGGAGGTATTTGACAGCTCTTCAAAGATAAATGGCAGTGATGGGATAAACCTTAAATGTTTGATACATACAGtactttttaaggaaaatatatcTGCGCTGGGGCAAAACATGTACATtaggttttttaataaaaactgtTATGGTAACTCTTTTGGATGTTTATATGCATATTTGAATGCAAATGGCTAAACTGTGCCTCATTAAGGATGAGGATATGATTAATTTGAGAGTGTAATAAAGTTATCATGGTGGCATTACTGACATTGACTGAAGTGATGTGTTTGTAGCAGTGTCTGTACAGTTACGAGTGTGATCTCACAACAGACTTATCTGTATTCTTTAACTTAATTAACCTaattaaaactgagaaaaagaaagtgctGTATCATGGAGTAGCGCAGTGCTGTGTCAGGTTTTTGGTTGCTTTCTTTAGATTTTAATCCTAGTCAAgaagttacatttggttttgttcttaatTCTGAGGTCATTGCGTGCTCTTTAACTTAAAAATGTGTGCAAAGATTCTCTTGCTCTGCTACCAAAGGAAAGCCTATTTGACTTTAATTTCCAAGTACAGGGCAAAGCTCTTGAATAGTCTGAGTGATAGGTagggatttattttttgcttgGTTATGTTAAACTGCTGTGCAGCAAAGTTTTAAACCCAAAGAGAACCTTTTAAGTTTTAAGCTCTGAAACATCTGTAAAGATTTCTAGGCCTCACTGAGAGATGACTcaattggaaaaaataaatttgaacaTTTTTGAGGTGTCTTAAGTTAAACAGAATCTTTTTTGagttacaaaatatttctaatcTACAAGTTTGTCAGAGGAAAAATAGAAATCTAAGTCTTAAAAACATCAATTATTTGCTGTATAGGCAGCGGTGATGATTAAGTCATGTTTAATTACGgtgttttcttcctatttttacTATGGGAAGCTGCTCTCAGTTTAGGTTCTTTACTACATATACATAAAATGTGTAGACCTTGTCCATGAAATGTTACCTTTTTAGTTTGGTGGATGGATATTAGTTGACTAATATTTAAGAGCTGCTACAAAAacttacatttttaaaggagTGTCACAAGTGGCAGTCTCGGATGTCATAGGCCTTATTTCTGGAATACATTGAAGATGTTTCACCTGTTTGACCTGTGTGTTCTACCTCTCACTTCTACcaaagtttttcttttaccatttttccttttgtccttgCATTAGCATACCTGTAAGCTATACAGTTATGACCTGCCAGTATCCAGCTATCAACAGCCATTTGTTGCTTCTTACCTATGTtaaggtttgtttgttttccatgctGTAGGAAGCAGTTAGTGGCAGCTCTCTGCTGTTAGCAGACTGGATTAAGAAATCTGCTCTTAATGCTGTTAGCTCTGGTTTTGTTAAAAAGTGTGGAATTGCCACTACTTGTTTGTATTCAGACAAGGATACACTTGTTGACAGGTTTCACAAGGTTGAAATAGTGAAATGGGAGATCCTGGCGGTTGGATGTTGAGGGAGATGTTCTGAGAGCTTTAACCAGAACACAGAGCTGGAGCAATGCATCACAGAGGCCACACTTCCATGAGATTGTCTTAAGGTGATCAAATCTCCCAGCTTCCACAACTTACCAAgatacaggaaaggaaaagcaaaatatggTTACTGAGGAAAGTGAGTGAGAAATAACAATGAGATAGGAACCATTACCAAAGAATTGGAAGCAGAGGAAAGCTACTGGTGGAAGCAAAAATAAGATAAAGTTGTGATCATGAGTAAATACAAAGCAAGCATTGAAAAGCAGATTGAGGTAAGAAAGGTGCCctttttagaaaaggaaaacttgTTGAAAATTAGTTAGACGAGGTCTTTGTTGTATGTGTTTCTGAGCAATTTGAATATAGAATTGAACAGCATATGAAGTATAACAGGTGATGATGGGAGAGAAATTAAAACCCTAGGAAAATAGTTGCTTTTTCTTAGTGTATCCTTGTAGAAGCTGTTCAATAGCATAAACCACAACACATTTACATAGTACTTGGTTCTAGGCAAAGCTAGATGCAGAACTGTAGTAAATCTGGCACAAAAAGTAACAAAAGTCATGAGATTAAAGCACCATAGGACGTGCCTCAATTGATCTGTACATCACCCACTTTTACAACTTTGAATATAGAAAAAGTGATTAATTCTTTCCTTTACCTTGCAGGAAGACCTGAAATGACAGATGCATTTAGGTTTCCCTAAATGTAGGTTAACAGCGAGTCTGTGCCAGCATGTGCAATACCTTCATGGTGTGTTAGAGATGCATCAGAAACAGACACAAGTGAAGCACATTCCATCCATAATACTTCTTGCTGTGAAGAGACAGAGTAGATCAGCAGTGCTGATGGAGCAGATGTATGAAAAGAGCAACACACAGCTATTCCTTTGCATGATTTCTTACTATTGTGCTTTGAAAAACACTTTGGAACTGATATGTATCCATACATACATGTGCACTGACTTCTCAAGCCCTGCTAACATTGACTTTAGCAATGCCACTGTTGGCTCAACACATCAtgatttaaccccagctggcaactaagtaCCATGCAGCTGCTtgttcccttctccctttctcccctccctcaTGGAATGGAGAggagaatcaggaaaaaaagtaaaattcaggGTGAGGTAAGAACAGTCTAATAGTTGAGATAAATTCAAATATAATGTTAGTACTAGTAATTGTGGTAGAAAGGGTAGAGAGAAAGCCCAAGAAAAATGATGCACAATACAGTTGCTCACCACCAGCTGACGAATGCCTAGCCTGTCCCTGAGCTGCACATGGCACCATTTGGGATAGCTTCCCCCAGTTTATAAACTGGGCATGATACTCTGCTTGGAAtctccctttggccagtttgggtcaacTATCTTAGCCATGCTCCCTCACTGGTTCTTGTGTACCTGCTCCCAGGCAGAGCATGGAAAACAGACCTTGGTTTAGGGTAAGCACTGCTCTGCAACAACcgaaacatcagtgtgttatcagcaTTGTTCTCacactgaatccaaaacacagtaCTTCTTATTTCTggctactaagaagaaaattaattctatgcTAGCTGAAACTAGGACACAAATGTAACATAAAGTCGAACTGCAGAATTCTTGGGTACAAAATAGTGGACAAAGGcatcctttttctcctgttgtGAGCTTGCAATCTCTTCCTCATGCTACTGTTTGGTTTGGAGACATTGAGAGGCAGAACTGGCTTTCCAGTTGCTCCCTGTTGCCCTTGAATTCAGGTGACTCATAGAGAAGTTACCATCTGATACTCCAGGAAGAGTTTGCTTCCGAGACATTACTACCTTACTAttgctgcagcagaaggaagaaaacccaaaccattgtgggAGATGTTTGTAATCTTAACAGCTGATGCAAAATGACTGATGCTTCCATCAGATGGTGTGATAAgtcatttttctgctgcttgtttcCTGAACTTACTGAAAGTTTTCTAGTGTAGTTCATTTTTAGCAGCCTTTGCTGTTGACAGGAAGCAGTCCAGAATTTACCCCAGTGAGTGTGGACTCTGACCTATTTTTGGATGTGTTTAGGTGGGATGTTGCAGACCCAACACCCAGCTGGGTGCACCTTTGTTAGTAAGGTGTAAGTAAGTTTGGTGCCAGCCAGCTGCCAAAGCCTCCAGGGTGTGATGGGAAAGCTTTGATGCTGCTGGCATTCAAGTTAAGGGGATTAATGCCAGTGTGGCTATTCCTGTGGGTGAGGTACTCTTCTGTCAGATTCCAGTGTTTGTTAGTATAGGTGGGATGATGCAAACTGGGAATGATTTACTTCATCACTCACAGCCTTTGTTTGTTTCAAAGCTGCTGCTTGTCCAACTAAGAAGATAATACAAGGTTTCATCATGTTTCCCACCCCCCAAGAAGAGCATTTGGCCATTCTGCATGCTGGTGGCTCTGCAAGAACGCTAGATCTGGAGTAccttttcagctgcagcttcttcCTCTTGGCTGGATTTATTCACTTGCAGCTGTCTGTGCAAGCTCTTGCTTTGGAAGGAAACCAGGTGACTAATGTGAATGCTTAGCAGTTTAGACTTATTTACAGGACAATCAACCCAGTAGCATTGATTGGAGAGGAGAGAAGCACATCCAGGACTTGAAGGAACTGTCCATAAAGAGGCTAGGA encodes the following:
- the HERPUD2 gene encoding homocysteine-responsive endoplasmic reticulum-resident ubiquitin-like domain member 2 protein isoform X5, which encodes MDQSVVEHPVTLIIKAPNQKYTDQTISCFLEWTVGKLKSHLSKVYPSKPNSDRSGSTAASPTNQEASSTSLNTSADGVRHRNLPQAHSNSTPSHQFPYLMQGCPGLLQFTTSKSFGKELEILPKHAICSRSNIGNQFPGQGVPVGFSMYPAFSPLQMIWWQQMYVRQYYMQYQAAVSAQVTSSTEPARSAVAQAVNSEHARANEPAAVPNVAVQENRPVNQNVQMNAQGGPVVNEEDFNRDWLDWMYTFSRAAILLSIVYFYSSFSRFVMVMGAMLLVYLHQAGWFPFRQEGGQQQAANNAEVNRDGQHANNPDLEEMERLMDDGIDEDNGEDAGEDGNTEQQPGFMASAWSFITTFFTSLIPEGPPQVGN
- the HERPUD2 gene encoding homocysteine-responsive endoplasmic reticulum-resident ubiquitin-like domain member 2 protein isoform X1 gives rise to the protein MDQSVVEHPVTLIIKAPNQKYTDQTISCFLEWTVGKLKSHLSKVYPSKPSTKDQRLVYSGRLLPDHLQLKDVLRKQDEYHMVHLVCTSRTPPSSPKPSTSREGHGASTSSNSSNSDRSGSTAASPTNQEASSTSLNTSADGVRHRNLPQAHSNSTPSHQFPYLMQGCPGLLQFTTSKSFGKELEILPKHAICSRSNIGNQFPGQGVPVGFSMYPAFSPLQMIWWQQMYVRQYYMQYQAAVSAQVTSSTEPARSAVAQAVNSEHARANEPAAVPNVAVQENRPVNQNVQMNAQGGPVVNEEDFNRDWLDWMYTFSRAAILLSIVYFYSSFSRFVMVMGAMLLVYLHQAGWFPFRQEGGQQQAANNAEVNRDGQHANNPDLEEMERLMDDGIDEDNGEDAGEDGNTEQQPGFMASAWSFITTFFTSLIPEGPPQVGN
- the HERPUD2 gene encoding homocysteine-responsive endoplasmic reticulum-resident ubiquitin-like domain member 2 protein isoform X2; this encodes MDQSVVEHPVTLIIKAPNQKYTDQTISCFLEWTVGKLKSHLSKVYPSKPQDEYHMVHLVCTSRTPPSSPKPSTSREGHGASTSSNSSNSDRSGSTAASPTNQEASSTSLNTSADGVRHRNLPQAHSNSTPSHQFPYLMQGCPGLLQFTTSKSFGKELEILPKHAICSRSNIGNQFPGQGVPVGFSMYPAFSPLQMIWWQQMYVRQYYMQYQAAVSAQVTSSTEPARSAVAQAVNSEHARANEPAAVPNVAVQENRPVNQNVQMNAQGGPVVNEEDFNRDWLDWMYTFSRAAILLSIVYFYSSFSRFVMVMGAMLLVYLHQAGWFPFRQEGGQQQAANNAEVNRDGQHANNPDLEEMERLMDDGIDEDNGEDAGEDGNTEQQPGFMASAWSFITTFFTSLIPEGPPQVGN
- the HERPUD2 gene encoding homocysteine-responsive endoplasmic reticulum-resident ubiquitin-like domain member 2 protein isoform X4; this translates as MDQSVVEHPVTLIIKAPNQKYTDQTISCFLEWTVGKLKSHLSKVYPSKPSTKDQRLVYSGRLLPDHLQLKDVLRKNSDRSGSTAASPTNQEASSTSLNTSADGVRHRNLPQAHSNSTPSHQFPYLMQGCPGLLQFTTSKSFGKELEILPKHAICSRSNIGNQFPGQGVPVGFSMYPAFSPLQMIWWQQMYVRQYYMQYQAAVSAQVTSSTEPARSAVAQAVNSEHARANEPAAVPNVAVQENRPVNQNVQMNAQGGPVVNEEDFNRDWLDWMYTFSRAAILLSIVYFYSSFSRFVMVMGAMLLVYLHQAGWFPFRQEGGQQQAANNAEVNRDGQHANNPDLEEMERLMDDGIDEDNGEDAGEDGNTEQQPGFMASAWSFITTFFTSLIPEGPPQVGN